One genomic segment of Chitinophaga sancti includes these proteins:
- a CDS encoding cytochrome-c peroxidase, whose translation MRILICIFTLAIIACSKTQNTPAAVISIPGYFPALPATPDNPLTKEGIELGRLLFYDTRLSGNNKLSCASCHQQNLAFTDGVALSDIGVSGKQLHRSAPALINLAWATNGLFWEGGSTNLESQALGPLTSEDEMHQNLYELISELNEVPEYVRRFKSAFNSEITTANILKALSQFERTLISANSAYDQQQLNIQEQKGLTLFNNHCRSCHSGVLFTDNSFHNNGIDSDFSSDALEGIYQGRFRITYDSADLGKFKTPTLRNIALTAPYMHDGRFADLFAVLQHYSNGIKHSPTTDTILLNKEPLSSDDQAAIIAFLHTLTDTAFIHNTAFKQP comes from the coding sequence ATGAGAATATTGATCTGCATATTTACACTGGCCATAATCGCCTGTTCAAAAACACAAAATACCCCGGCAGCTGTCATCAGCATTCCGGGGTATTTCCCTGCTTTGCCAGCTACACCAGACAATCCGCTGACTAAAGAGGGGATTGAACTGGGACGCCTGTTGTTTTATGATACCCGGCTTTCCGGTAATAACAAACTATCCTGCGCCAGCTGTCATCAGCAAAACCTGGCATTTACTGACGGGGTTGCGCTGAGCGATATCGGCGTATCAGGCAAACAGCTTCACCGGTCAGCACCTGCACTCATTAACCTTGCCTGGGCCACGAACGGCCTGTTTTGGGAAGGAGGCTCTACCAACCTGGAATCGCAGGCCCTTGGCCCCCTTACCAGCGAAGATGAAATGCACCAGAACCTGTACGAACTCATTTCCGAATTGAATGAAGTACCGGAGTATGTGCGCCGGTTCAAATCAGCTTTCAATAGTGAAATTACAACCGCTAATATTCTGAAAGCACTGTCACAGTTTGAAAGAACACTAATCTCGGCTAACTCTGCCTATGATCAACAGCAACTGAATATACAGGAGCAGAAAGGATTGACCTTGTTTAATAATCACTGCCGTTCCTGTCACAGCGGAGTACTCTTTACTGACAATAGTTTTCATAATAATGGTATTGACAGCGATTTCTCCAGCGATGCACTGGAAGGAATTTACCAGGGCAGGTTCCGGATCACGTACGATTCTGCCGACCTTGGAAAATTCAAGACACCAACACTCAGAAACATCGCCCTTACGGCTCCTTATATGCACGATGGCCGCTTTGCAGACCTGTTTGCCGTATTACAACATTATAGCAATGGTATAAAGCATTCGCCAACTACCGATACTATTTTATTGAACAAAGAACCACTCAGCTCAGATGACCAGGCTGCTATTATCGCATTCCTGCATACACTGACAGATACCGCCTTTATTCACAATACAGCTTTTAAACAACCATAA
- a CDS encoding ABC transporter ATP-binding protein gives MLIAENLTKQYGDYTALDKLNLEIKTGEVYCMLGSNGAGKSTTINIFLGFIPATGGRALIDGQEVDVNNAATRNMVAYIPEIVNLYPTLTGMENLEYFSALSGFKYTRDELTAYMHTAGLQSIAFDKRVNSYSKGMRQKVGIAIALVKKAKALFLDEPTSGLDPHASNEFSQIIMRLSEQGVSTLMATHDLLMAKNLGNRIGIMHKGKLRHEMHAADVSDADLTRLYIDVVKENL, from the coding sequence ATGCTAATAGCAGAGAACTTAACAAAACAATACGGCGATTATACCGCTTTGGATAAATTGAATCTTGAGATTAAGACAGGTGAAGTATACTGCATGCTGGGATCTAATGGAGCCGGGAAATCCACTACGATCAATATCTTTCTTGGATTTATTCCTGCTACGGGAGGCCGGGCTTTGATTGACGGACAGGAAGTGGATGTCAATAATGCTGCCACACGAAATATGGTCGCTTATATTCCTGAGATTGTGAATCTTTATCCTACGTTGACAGGTATGGAGAACCTGGAATATTTTAGTGCGCTCTCCGGGTTTAAATACACCCGTGATGAACTGACTGCTTATATGCACACTGCGGGGCTGCAAAGCATTGCATTTGATAAAAGGGTCAACTCTTATTCTAAAGGGATGCGTCAGAAGGTTGGGATCGCGATTGCGTTAGTGAAAAAAGCGAAAGCACTCTTTCTGGATGAACCTACTTCAGGGTTGGACCCACACGCCAGCAATGAGTTTTCACAGATCATTATGCGGCTGAGTGAACAGGGCGTATCTACCCTGATGGCGACCCATGATCTGTTGATGGCGAAGAATCTCGGGAACCGGATTGGTATTATGCATAAAGGCAAACTACGGCATGAGATGCATGCAGCAGATGTTTCTGATGCGGATCTGACCAGGCTTTATATTGATGTTGTTAAAGAAAATTTGTAA
- a CDS encoding cytochrome-c peroxidase — protein sequence MTIPKISLKYRLLLAFVVFLYACDKKDEISAFIGFEQPANFPEPVYNLANNTITEDGFILGRKLFYDARLSRNNTISCGFCHLQTSAFTHHGHDVSHGIDDRLGKRNAPPIMNLAWNTSFMWDGGVFDLDLQPIAPITNEVEMDETVENVMNKLRATSEYPALFKNAYGSEEITTSRLMKAFSQFMVMLVSNHSRYDSVQNGWGATYTADEQKGYVLFEQKCSSCHPAPLFTDYSFRNNGIGVGPNNDQGRYDVTVNAADMYKFKVPSLRNLGYTAPYMHDGRFYTLAGVLEHYNSEVQDMTTLDPLLKQNGVLGIPLTADEKTYLLAFLNTLNDKTFITDKRFSEESQ from the coding sequence ATGACCATACCGAAAATTAGCCTTAAATACCGGCTCTTACTGGCGTTTGTGGTCTTCCTGTACGCCTGTGACAAAAAAGACGAAATTTCGGCCTTTATAGGCTTTGAACAGCCAGCCAATTTCCCGGAGCCTGTATACAACCTTGCCAATAATACAATCACCGAAGATGGGTTCATTCTCGGCCGTAAACTATTTTATGATGCGCGCCTGTCCCGGAATAATACTATCTCCTGTGGTTTCTGTCATTTACAAACATCTGCCTTCACCCACCACGGTCATGATGTAAGTCATGGTATTGACGATCGCCTGGGCAAGAGAAATGCGCCTCCCATCATGAACCTTGCATGGAATACTTCATTCATGTGGGACGGTGGGGTATTTGACCTGGATCTTCAACCCATCGCACCTATCACCAACGAGGTAGAAATGGATGAAACTGTGGAAAATGTCATGAATAAACTCAGAGCTACTTCAGAATACCCGGCGCTGTTTAAAAATGCTTATGGCAGTGAAGAGATCACCACCTCCCGGTTGATGAAAGCCTTTTCGCAGTTCATGGTGATGCTGGTGAGCAACCATTCCAGATACGACTCTGTACAAAATGGATGGGGAGCTACTTACACTGCGGACGAACAGAAAGGCTATGTGCTATTTGAACAGAAATGCAGCAGCTGTCATCCTGCACCACTGTTCACTGATTATAGCTTCAGGAACAATGGTATCGGGGTAGGTCCGAACAATGACCAGGGCAGGTACGATGTGACTGTAAATGCTGCTGATATGTACAAATTTAAGGTGCCCAGCCTCCGTAATCTTGGCTATACGGCGCCTTATATGCATGACGGCAGGTTTTACACACTGGCTGGTGTATTAGAGCATTACAACAGCGAAGTGCAGGATATGACGACCCTCGACCCTTTGCTAAAACAAAATGGTGTTTTGGGGATACCGCTCACCGCAGATGAGAAAACTTACCTGCTGGCATTTCTGAATACCCTCAACGATAAAACATTTATCACAGATAAACGATTCTCAGAAGAATCACAGTAA
- a CDS encoding MbnP family protein: MKKISILLSFATILFSACSKDDDKDTSDTLNGQTVLTFDSKVGSDDFTLNKDVTINGATYNFTQLRYWVSNVTLTNTDGNTYKVPSSYYLLEENNAIAVQDGSFEYPATKREDVTISDIPAGTYKSITFSIGIDAVYNDNLSLQAGELSQLNGMTNVSWMWHTSYIFSSLKGTRNSTAIAVETGLNTNYRTITITLPGSVTINAASTTNIKFSVDVTKIIDGLDLATTPTIGASVPAVMTQVADNYSTKAITATTIAK, encoded by the coding sequence ATGAAGAAAATTTCTATTCTGCTGTCGTTCGCAACTATATTATTCTCGGCCTGTAGCAAAGATGATGACAAAGACACCTCTGATACGCTGAATGGTCAGACTGTACTGACCTTCGACTCAAAGGTGGGTAGCGACGATTTTACTTTAAATAAGGATGTCACGATCAATGGCGCTACTTACAATTTCACGCAGCTGCGCTATTGGGTGAGTAATGTAACGCTTACCAATACTGATGGGAACACCTATAAAGTGCCTTCTTCTTATTACCTGCTGGAAGAGAATAATGCGATCGCTGTGCAGGACGGTAGTTTTGAATATCCTGCCACAAAAAGAGAAGATGTGACCATTAGCGACATTCCTGCCGGAACGTATAAGAGCATTACTTTTTCCATCGGTATAGACGCCGTATATAATGATAATTTAAGTCTGCAGGCAGGCGAACTCTCCCAGTTAAACGGTATGACGAATGTATCCTGGATGTGGCACACCAGCTATATCTTCAGTTCCCTGAAAGGTACCCGTAACAGCACTGCTATAGCCGTAGAAACTGGTTTGAATACCAACTACCGTACGATCACCATTACGTTGCCCGGCAGTGTTACCATCAATGCCGCTTCCACAACAAATATCAAATTTTCTGTGGATGTTACGAAGATCATTGACGGCCTGGATCTGGCAACCACTCCGACAATAGGCGCTTCAGTGCCAGCCGTGATGACACAGGTTGCAGACAACTACAGCACTAAGGCTATCACCGCCACCACTATTGCCAAATGA
- a CDS encoding ABC transporter permease subunit — MIRIIFKKELKEIFRTSKISWMIGGLLILTILSVYNGYTYYKNHSRLLKESQEVTYQQFISQGNKNPHLGAHFGFYAYKPTADLAMIDNGIEDYTGNSFYLEPHKRGIIKFREVTDATSLKSFGFFNIAYLVQFIFPLFVFLICHNIFSKEWENGTIKMLLSSKAGKLQLYMGKLLACLSVVFMIIGIIVLAAFGLLLTGTGHFGAVLPSFLIFVVGLCLFAIIMTSIAVSVSLLTRSATLSLVILSGFWLTGVFLTPRLSAEVSKQTFPSITSIEFEHRTFNEMQYGVKGEGTKDQRREQLLKRTLAAYHVDSIQRLPVFFIPITIEFFEESDGKVMDRAYSAVEQNQARQDGLVRSLAIFSPFLAFRDFSMHMTATDMNTHNDFAEKAEIHRRKVGVIVDDFYQDHVEASNDFWKTVPQFKYEPPGTGMRFSAAWSAMAVLVCWGVLTIGLMIFSYRKMSV, encoded by the coding sequence ATGATCAGGATTATTTTTAAAAAGGAGCTGAAAGAGATCTTCCGCACTTCCAAAATATCCTGGATGATTGGCGGACTGCTGATCCTTACGATCCTTTCAGTTTATAATGGATATACCTATTATAAAAACCATAGCCGGTTGCTGAAGGAATCGCAGGAAGTGACTTATCAGCAGTTTATTTCACAGGGAAATAAAAACCCGCATTTAGGTGCTCACTTTGGTTTTTATGCATATAAGCCTACTGCTGATCTGGCGATGATTGACAATGGGATTGAGGATTATACCGGCAATTCGTTTTACCTCGAACCGCATAAGCGGGGCATTATAAAATTCAGGGAGGTGACAGATGCGACGAGTCTGAAGAGCTTTGGGTTCTTCAATATTGCTTACCTGGTACAATTTATCTTTCCGCTGTTTGTGTTCTTAATATGTCATAACATTTTCTCCAAAGAGTGGGAAAATGGAACGATTAAGATGTTGCTGAGCTCTAAGGCCGGGAAATTACAGTTGTATATGGGAAAGTTGCTGGCGTGTCTGAGTGTTGTTTTTATGATCATAGGTATTATCGTGCTGGCGGCTTTTGGGTTGTTGCTGACAGGTACCGGGCATTTCGGGGCAGTATTACCCAGCTTCCTGATCTTTGTCGTGGGGCTTTGTCTTTTTGCGATAATTATGACCAGTATTGCGGTATCTGTATCGCTCCTCACAAGGAGTGCGACGTTATCACTGGTGATCTTATCCGGTTTCTGGCTGACAGGAGTATTTTTGACCCCACGGTTATCTGCGGAGGTATCAAAGCAGACCTTCCCTTCTATTACTTCTATTGAGTTTGAGCATAGGACTTTCAATGAAATGCAATATGGCGTGAAAGGTGAAGGAACGAAAGATCAACGCCGGGAGCAATTGCTGAAGAGAACCCTGGCGGCGTATCATGTCGATAGTATTCAGCGGCTTCCGGTATTTTTTATCCCGATCACTATTGAGTTCTTTGAAGAATCTGATGGAAAAGTGATGGATAGAGCGTATTCGGCGGTGGAGCAGAACCAGGCAAGACAGGATGGATTAGTACGTTCGCTGGCGATATTCTCCCCGTTTCTGGCATTCAGGGATTTTTCTATGCATATGACTGCTACAGACATGAACACGCACAATGATTTTGCAGAGAAGGCTGAGATACACCGCAGGAAGGTGGGAGTTATTGTTGATGATTTTTATCAGGATCATGTGGAAGCTTCTAATGATTTCTGGAAAACGGTGCCACAGTTTAAATATGAGCCGCCTGGTACCGGTATGCGTTTTTCAGCAGCATGGAGTGCGATGGCAGTACTGGTTTGCTGGGGGGTGTTGACTATAGGGCTAATGATCTTCTCTTACCGTAAAATGTCTGTGTGA
- a CDS encoding MbnP family protein, whose translation MKQKLFLLALIAFTACSKETVTPDSSVKGTLSIQFDNIAGDRNLQLGTGVYTNAAGEKFSVDILKYFVSNISVKNSSGETYTVPQDSSYFLISEEDGTSQFVKVHVPEGEYTSLTFVLGVDSLRSTMDISKRTGVLDPSGGMDEGMYWGWNSGYIFLKMEGTSDAAPIDASGQHKFRYHIGGFGGYNAVTFNNIKTITVDLTAAGTAKVVDGRVPNIHLMADILKVFNGTTNISLAEWSTIMVSDYSVNVANNYQKMFTHDHTEN comes from the coding sequence ATGAAGCAGAAATTATTCTTACTGGCCCTTATCGCATTCACTGCCTGTAGCAAAGAAACCGTTACGCCGGATAGCAGTGTAAAAGGCACCCTCTCTATACAGTTTGACAACATTGCAGGAGATAGAAATCTTCAGCTGGGCACAGGTGTTTATACGAACGCCGCAGGAGAAAAATTCTCTGTGGATATTCTCAAATATTTTGTAAGCAATATCAGTGTAAAGAACAGTAGCGGTGAAACCTATACCGTGCCACAGGATAGCAGTTATTTCCTCATCTCAGAAGAAGATGGCACAAGTCAGTTCGTAAAAGTCCATGTTCCCGAAGGAGAATATACCTCCCTCACCTTTGTACTTGGGGTAGACAGCCTGCGCAGCACGATGGATATTTCTAAACGCACAGGTGTACTCGATCCTTCCGGCGGTATGGATGAGGGCATGTATTGGGGATGGAACAGCGGTTACATCTTCCTGAAAATGGAGGGAACTTCTGATGCAGCTCCGATCGATGCCAGTGGTCAGCATAAATTCCGTTACCATATCGGTGGTTTTGGTGGTTATAATGCTGTTACTTTCAATAACATTAAAACGATCACAGTAGACCTCACAGCTGCCGGTACTGCCAAAGTAGTAGATGGCCGTGTCCCTAACATTCACCTCATGGCAGATATACTCAAGGTCTTTAACGGCACCACCAATATCAGCCTTGCAGAATGGTCTACTATTATGGTCAGCGATTATAGTGTGAATGTGGCTAACAATTACCAGAAAATGTTTACACATGACCATACCGAAAATTAG
- a CDS encoding transporter, protein MKKKLTLLVILLMASYIVRACDICGCGVGSYYIGILPDFKKRFLGLRYQYKTLRSHLGVGGTTSYLTTDETYQTAELWGGWNIGKRFRVLGFVPVNFNSRENQGVTMHRSGIGDIAVVGYYQLLDTRTTTGNDQLLVQSLWVGAGIKVPTGKYESTEHEENENTPNNFQLGTASTDFSVHLMYDVRLMDFGVNMNLSYKMNTSNKYDYRYGNKFSSNILAYYKFRINNKVSIAPNAGILYETAVKDTENKKYTIDQSGGYSLMGTIGGEATFGRISAGANFQPVISQHLANLQVKAGNRAMVHVTYLF, encoded by the coding sequence ATGAAAAAGAAACTGACGCTGCTGGTAATATTGTTAATGGCATCATACATAGTACGTGCCTGTGACATCTGCGGATGCGGTGTGGGCAGTTATTATATAGGCATTCTACCCGACTTTAAAAAACGTTTTCTGGGCTTACGTTACCAATATAAAACCCTACGGTCTCATCTTGGCGTGGGGGGAACCACTTCTTACCTCACCACAGATGAAACCTACCAGACAGCAGAGCTGTGGGGTGGCTGGAACATTGGTAAACGGTTCCGGGTATTGGGATTTGTGCCGGTTAATTTTAATAGCAGGGAAAATCAGGGTGTAACTATGCACCGTTCAGGTATTGGTGACATTGCCGTAGTAGGCTATTATCAACTGTTAGATACCCGGACCACCACCGGTAATGACCAGCTACTGGTACAATCCCTTTGGGTGGGCGCAGGTATCAAAGTGCCTACCGGAAAATATGAATCGACAGAACATGAAGAGAATGAAAATACACCGAATAACTTCCAGTTAGGTACAGCCAGCACCGACTTCTCAGTACATCTGATGTATGATGTACGACTTATGGACTTTGGGGTAAATATGAACCTGAGTTATAAAATGAACACCAGTAACAAGTATGATTACCGGTATGGTAATAAGTTCAGCAGCAATATTCTGGCTTATTATAAATTCAGGATCAATAATAAAGTATCTATCGCTCCAAACGCCGGTATACTCTATGAGACCGCCGTCAAAGACACAGAAAATAAAAAATATACCATCGATCAGTCCGGAGGTTATTCATTGATGGGGACCATTGGTGGAGAGGCAACATTTGGCCGTATATCGGCAGGCGCTAACTTTCAGCCGGTGATTTCTCAGCACCTGGCTAACCTGCAGGTAAAAGCGGGTAACCGTGCGATGGTACATGTGACATATTTGTTTTAA
- a CDS encoding TonB-dependent siderophore receptor, producing MQPAIKITTAFLLCTTIAAAQDTTIGFSSQLKEISISSKYYKPYSLNTVSSALRLQTPLVSLSQNIQEISQDVIRDQASFNMTEGVSRNVSGVVRQEVSNNLGPYMFMRGGQISTLRNGIDLTPIYRGPVPEDVSIIDRVEFIKGPSLFMSNIGDPAGTFNVMTKQPTGNERKTVDVMLGSWDFYRIAADLDGNLSKKLQYRLNAMAMTANSFVKYDFNKRFLIAPVLKYNLSERTEITAEYTFQQFRYGLMSPIVMSPKGFGTLPNDFTISEKSLPPYHVSDHTAFLTYFHRFSDNWRFTLRGAWMRDDKEGIYMWVTGVNTADSGTLLRNPKYDLDRTQVFSEQAFVNGKFITGLVTHQLLAGVDVNQKKFIADSYVSYDTNYYPLDIDNPVYGTDIPGYHTPGGVKNGNTRQKINYYSLYALDELSFFADKVRLTLGVRYTSIKTNNVVSGVTTAADDKVFTPRVGLSYTILKGFTAYGLYDRTIVPQAGMTSSGESIEPMKGRSAEIGMKKNWMNGRWNTTFALYDIQRSNIMQTDPDNSLYKVQVGETVARGVDIDVMGQLFKGMNVIINYAFNDAKVEKDVSKALINTRTPMYVKHVQNTWLNYELPCALSFSLGYQYQGQRGERYATATQHKTPDYFRLDAGVGYKYKKLKVNLLVNNLLNKHLIATPWYRNGLYYWVPQPGINGRLSISYNI from the coding sequence ATGCAACCTGCTATTAAGATCACAACAGCATTCCTGTTATGCACAACTATTGCTGCAGCACAGGATACTACTATTGGGTTTTCTTCCCAGCTGAAGGAAATCAGTATTTCTTCCAAATACTATAAGCCATATAGTCTCAATACGGTGTCCAGCGCCCTACGCCTGCAGACGCCACTGGTCAGCCTCTCACAGAATATCCAGGAGATCAGTCAGGACGTGATCCGGGACCAGGCCAGTTTTAATATGACAGAGGGAGTCTCCAGGAATGTAAGTGGGGTGGTGAGGCAAGAGGTGTCTAATAACCTCGGCCCCTATATGTTTATGAGAGGGGGACAGATCTCTACTCTCCGGAATGGGATCGACCTGACGCCTATTTATAGGGGACCTGTACCAGAAGATGTCTCGATCATAGACAGGGTGGAGTTTATCAAAGGACCATCCCTCTTTATGAGCAATATAGGAGACCCTGCAGGGACCTTCAATGTGATGACGAAGCAGCCTACCGGAAATGAAAGGAAGACGGTGGATGTAATGCTGGGGAGCTGGGATTTTTATCGGATTGCGGCTGACCTTGATGGGAATTTAAGTAAGAAGCTTCAATACAGGTTGAATGCAATGGCGATGACAGCCAACTCCTTTGTGAAGTATGATTTTAATAAAAGATTCCTCATTGCACCAGTGCTGAAATACAACCTGAGTGAGCGAACTGAGATTACGGCGGAATATACCTTTCAGCAATTCAGATATGGCTTAATGAGTCCGATCGTCATGTCACCAAAAGGGTTTGGTACGCTGCCGAATGACTTTACGATTTCAGAAAAGAGTCTGCCTCCCTATCATGTATCTGACCATACAGCCTTCCTCACCTACTTTCATCGCTTTAGTGACAATTGGCGCTTTACACTCAGAGGGGCATGGATGAGAGATGATAAGGAAGGGATATATATGTGGGTAACCGGCGTAAATACAGCGGATTCCGGTACACTGCTGCGCAATCCCAAATACGATCTGGACAGAACACAGGTATTCTCCGAACAGGCCTTTGTTAACGGGAAATTTATTACCGGGTTGGTGACGCACCAGCTGCTAGCCGGTGTGGATGTGAACCAGAAGAAATTTATTGCGGATAGTTATGTTTCCTATGATACCAACTATTATCCTTTGGATATTGACAACCCGGTGTATGGGACGGACATCCCGGGTTATCATACGCCTGGTGGCGTGAAAAATGGTAATACCCGGCAAAAGATCAATTATTACTCGTTATATGCACTGGACGAACTGTCGTTTTTCGCAGATAAGGTAAGATTGACACTGGGTGTGAGGTATACGTCTATCAAAACAAATAACGTGGTGTCTGGTGTGACGACAGCTGCTGACGATAAGGTGTTTACACCGCGGGTTGGATTGAGTTATACCATTCTGAAAGGGTTTACTGCTTATGGTTTGTATGACAGAACGATCGTACCACAGGCAGGTATGACCAGCTCCGGGGAAAGTATTGAGCCAATGAAAGGGCGCAGTGCAGAGATAGGGATGAAAAAGAACTGGATGAATGGAAGGTGGAATACAACGTTTGCACTTTACGATATTCAGCGGAGCAATATCATGCAGACTGACCCCGATAACAGCCTGTACAAAGTGCAGGTAGGTGAAACGGTTGCCCGTGGGGTGGATATTGATGTAATGGGACAATTGTTTAAAGGGATGAATGTGATCATTAACTATGCCTTCAATGATGCGAAAGTAGAAAAGGATGTGAGCAAAGCACTCATCAATACGCGTACGCCGATGTATGTAAAACATGTACAGAACACATGGCTGAACTATGAGCTACCCTGCGCCTTGTCTTTTTCATTGGGTTACCAGTACCAGGGGCAGCGTGGCGAACGATATGCCACTGCTACACAGCATAAAACCCCGGATTATTTCCGGTTAGATGCAGGGGTGGGGTATAAGTATAAAAAGTTAAAGGTAAACCTGCTGGTAAATAACCTGCTGAACAAACACCTGATTGCAACACCATGGTATAGAAACGGGCTTTATTACTGGGTACCACAGCCCGGCATTAACGGACGCCTATCTATCAGTTATAATATTTAA
- a CDS encoding DUF3526 domain-containing protein, translating to MLRIIIKHEIKLLLRNKVLVYLFTIIFFILLASLWIGSSMYKKQLGTIQKIKQYDTEITDSLRQRIHRIESNLMVYPGFIWDDPTFAYNTARNEGPQFAIKQPFPLQALSIGQSDIQPFYYKVYINKKQYLTYDGEIENSFLQFIGNFDFSFVVVYLFPLLIIIFSYNVLSSEKEQGTWVLLKTSNQSLARLIFSRVGIRFLLFTVFFWLVVTPVLMVLIGSAFVFSDNWWWMVACVSLYFAFWFSLSMLVNSFSMSSAVNAMTLIFIWLFTGIIVPNVLQIGLNKMYPIPSRISMVIEERKALNSYFEKDGQELTKDVFNNPRTMIRQASIVTPGMVYGYGVIVYKSQEIKDAAAEVAERKLYGQIERQQEAISSFQLASPALMLQEQLTTLAGTHWHQFNSFSTDVDTFRKVTQRFYYPKMAYDSTYRTFNNDDVDAIPRFVPKQYAGFGWSPLSRSALIYLLITVGVLIAGYRNLLAVVK from the coding sequence ATGCTACGAATTATTATTAAACATGAAATAAAGTTACTACTCAGAAATAAGGTGCTGGTATATTTATTTACGATCATCTTTTTTATTTTGCTGGCTTCCTTGTGGATTGGAAGCAGTATGTATAAAAAGCAGCTGGGGACGATTCAGAAAATTAAGCAGTATGATACTGAGATTACGGATAGTCTGCGGCAAAGGATACATCGTATTGAATCGAATCTTATGGTGTACCCGGGATTTATCTGGGACGATCCTACTTTTGCTTATAATACTGCGAGGAATGAGGGCCCGCAGTTTGCGATCAAGCAACCATTCCCTTTGCAGGCATTGAGTATCGGACAAAGTGATATTCAGCCTTTTTACTACAAGGTGTATATCAATAAGAAGCAATACCTGACGTATGACGGGGAGATTGAGAATAGTTTTTTGCAGTTCATTGGAAACTTTGATTTTTCTTTTGTGGTGGTGTACCTGTTTCCTTTGCTCATTATTATTTTCTCCTATAATGTGCTTTCTTCAGAGAAGGAACAGGGTACATGGGTATTATTGAAAACAAGCAATCAATCACTGGCGAGGTTGATCTTTTCAAGAGTGGGGATAAGATTTTTGTTGTTTACTGTTTTCTTCTGGCTGGTGGTGACTCCCGTATTAATGGTTTTGATAGGGAGTGCATTTGTTTTTTCGGATAACTGGTGGTGGATGGTGGCGTGTGTGTCGCTGTATTTTGCTTTCTGGTTTTCATTGTCGATGCTGGTAAATAGCTTTTCGATGAGTTCTGCCGTGAATGCGATGACGTTGATCTTTATCTGGTTGTTTACGGGAATCATTGTACCAAATGTTTTGCAGATCGGGTTAAATAAGATGTATCCTATTCCAAGCAGAATTTCGATGGTGATTGAGGAAAGGAAGGCGTTGAACAGTTATTTTGAGAAGGATGGGCAGGAACTGACGAAGGATGTATTCAATAATCCACGTACAATGATACGCCAGGCATCTATAGTTACGCCAGGGATGGTGTATGGATATGGAGTGATTGTGTATAAGAGCCAGGAGATTAAAGATGCGGCGGCTGAAGTGGCGGAGCGGAAATTGTATGGGCAGATTGAGCGGCAGCAGGAGGCGATCAGTAGTTTTCAGCTGGCAAGTCCGGCTTTGATGCTACAGGAGCAGCTGACGACACTGGCGGGCACGCATTGGCACCAGTTTAACAGCTTTAGTACAGATGTGGATACTTTCAGGAAGGTGACGCAAAGGTTTTATTATCCTAAAATGGCGTATGATTCTACGTATCGCACATTTAATAATGACGATGTGGATGCTATTCCGAGGTTCGTGCCAAAGCAGTACGCAGGATTTGGATGGAGTCCTTTATCCAGGTCGGCGCTGATTTATTTATTGATTACGGTCGGGGTGTTGATTGCGGGATATAGGAACTTGCTGGCAGTGGTAAAGTAA